GCTTCGTCGAGACCGACATGACCGCGGTGCTCGGTGAAGCGATGATGGACGAAGTGGTCAAGAAAATGATTCCCGCCAAGCGGATCGGCAAGCCGGAAGAAGTGGCGGACGCCGTGCTCTATTTCGCCTCCCCGGCCAGCGGCTTCGTCACGGGGCAGGTGCTGGTCGTGGATGGCGGATTTACGGTCTAGAAATGCCTAACAAATCTGGCGGAGACTGTCCCCCTTTTGCGGAGTTCGCGGAGCAAAACGGGGACTGTCCCCTTCTCCCAGCCGGATTTGTTCGGCGCTCTGAAAACGGTAAGTGCTTCCGATATAGACAGAACGCTAAAAACTCGGTATATCTTGACCTGACTTGTGGAAATCCTCTATCTTGAGGCGCTTTCCTACTAGCAGTCGAAAAAATCAGCGTTGCTCGCGCGACCCACGGGATGGGCGGGGTGCGTGGCGCCTAATGCCTTTGTTGCCCTAATTGCATCTACAGGAGGAACCCGAAGGTGGCTTCCGTTAAAGAGCGTGTCATCGACATCGTGGCCGAGCAGTTGGGGGTCAACAAGGAGCAGGTCACCCCGGAAACGTCCTACGTCAACGACTTGGGCGCCGATTCGTTGGACGTGGTTGAACTCGTGATGGAATTCGAGGAAGAATTCGACATCAATATTCCCGACGACGCGGCGGAGAAGATCCAAACCGTCGGGCAAACCATCGAATACATCGAGAAACACCAATCCTGACCGCATGTGCATAAAACGACGCGTCGTCGTCACCGGCCTGGGGGCGGTCACCTCGCTCAGTCTAAAAGTTGAGGATCTCTGGCAGCGGATTCTTCGCGGCGAGAGCGGCATTCACCCCTTGCGCCTGTTTGATACGACCCGATACAAGGTCAAGTTTGCCGGCGACATCTACGATTGGTCGCCGGGTGAGTATATATCGGCCAGGGAAGAAAAGCGCCTGGACCGGTTTACTCAGCTTGCGCTGGTGGCGGGGATCGACGCCGTGCGCGATTCTGGGCTCGATTTCTCGCGCGAAGATCCGTTTCGAGCCGGAGTGATTCTTGGCTCGGGCATCGGCGGCCTCAGTGAGATCGAATCGCAGCATCTCCGGCTGATCCAGAAAGGCCCGGATAAAGTCTCAGCCTTCACGATCCCCAAGCTGATGGTCAATGCAGCCAGCGGCTATATGTCGATTCAGTTTGGCCTGCGCGGCCCGAACACGGCCGTGGCCACCGCCTGCGCCAGCGCCGCCAACGCCATCGGCGACGCCTTCAAGACGATCCAATACGGCGAAGCCGACATCATGGTCACCGGCGGCACCGAGGCCGCGATCACTCAGATGGGCATCGCCGGCTTTTCCAACATGAAGGCCCTCTCGGAGCGAAACGACGAGCCGGCCAAGGCCAGCCGCCCCTTCGATCGCGATCGCGACGGGTTTGTGCTCAGCGAAGGGGCGGGGCTTTTGGTGATTGAAGAACTCGCGCACGCTAAAGCGCGCGGCGCAAGAATCTACGCGGAATTGCTCGGCTGCGGCGCGACGGCCGACGGCGGCCATATCACGCAGCCGGACGAAAGCGGCGCCGGCGCGGCCAACGCCATGCGCCGGGCGTTGAACGACGGCGGAGTCAATCCCGACGAGATCGCCTATATCAATGCCCACGGCACCAGCACACCGCTCGGCGATCAGGCCGAGACGAAGGCCGTCAAGAAAATCTTCGGCGATCATGCCCATCGGCTCAGCATCTCGAGCACGAAGAGCCAGTTGGGCCACATGCTCGGCGCGAGCGGCGGGGTCGAGCTGATCCTCACCATCCTGGCGGTCCGCGACGGGACCATTCCGCCGACGATCAACTACGATACGCCCGATCCCTTGTGCGACTTGGATTACACGCCGAACGAAGCTCGCCGGCGCGACGTGCCCGTCGCGATGAGCAACAGCTTCGGTTTCGGCGGGCACAACGCCTCGCTCGTCGTCGGCCGCCTCCGCAACGGCTCGCGGTAGCCGCTAGCGGCATCAATCCGTCGC
This DNA window, taken from Pirellulales bacterium, encodes the following:
- a CDS encoding acyl carrier protein, producing the protein MASVKERVIDIVAEQLGVNKEQVTPETSYVNDLGADSLDVVELVMEFEEEFDINIPDDAAEKIQTVGQTIEYIEKHQS
- the fabF gene encoding beta-ketoacyl-ACP synthase II, which translates into the protein MCIKRRVVVTGLGAVTSLSLKVEDLWQRILRGESGIHPLRLFDTTRYKVKFAGDIYDWSPGEYISAREEKRLDRFTQLALVAGIDAVRDSGLDFSREDPFRAGVILGSGIGGLSEIESQHLRLIQKGPDKVSAFTIPKLMVNAASGYMSIQFGLRGPNTAVATACASAANAIGDAFKTIQYGEADIMVTGGTEAAITQMGIAGFSNMKALSERNDEPAKASRPFDRDRDGFVLSEGAGLLVIEELAHAKARGARIYAELLGCGATADGGHITQPDESGAGAANAMRRALNDGGVNPDEIAYINAHGTSTPLGDQAETKAVKKIFGDHAHRLSISSTKSQLGHMLGASGGVELILTILAVRDGTIPPTINYDTPDPLCDLDYTPNEARRRDVPVAMSNSFGFGGHNASLVVGRLRNGSR